The genomic DNA GAGGGCGTTGATCCGGTCGACCTGCCGGTTGCCCGGGACGGTGACGCCGAGGAGGGTGACCAGGTGCCGGGCCATGACCTCGCCGAAGAGGCGGGCCTTCACCATGGCCGCGTGCGGGTCGGTGTGGACGTACGACTCGGCGGAGCAGCCGAGCGTCACCAGTAAGGGCTCGTGGCGCAGCAGGTGGCCGAAGTTGGACGAGCCCGCCGCCAGGCGCGCGACCTGCTCGTCGTACTCCCCCGGACGGTTCCCCGTCGTACCGTTCACCGTGTTCTCCCCCCACCGGATACAGCGTCCACGTCCCGAGCAAAGCCTTGCAGCGTACATGAACTGGCGTGTGGGGGTGGGGGATTGGGGGAGATCGGCCGCCCCCGGGGTCCCGATCCGGGGCGGGCGGGGGTTCCGCGGCCCGGACGGGCCGGACGGCTTGGACCGTCTGCCGTACGCCGCCTGCCGCGCCACCGCCTGCACCCCGCCACGGTCAACTCAGGTTGACGATCGGGAGAGAAGTCAACTAAAGTTGACGCATGACCGGAGTGGACATCTCATCGATCACCGACAACGCCGATCCGATCGAAGCGCTGCGCGAGGCGGCCGCGCTGCGCCGCCGCCTGGAGGGTCAGGAGGAGGTCCTGGTGTACCGGGCGCGGGTGGCGGGGGTGACGTGGGCGCAGATCGCGGAGGCGCTGGGGGTCTCGAAGCAGGCCGTGCATAAGAAGTACGGCGGACGGCGCCTGTTCGGCCGGACGGAGGCGTGACGACCGTGGCCCCGTCCCTCGACGACCTGGTACGGCGGACGGCGGAGCGGCTCGGCGCCCGGCGGCGCGGCGCCGTCGTGGTGGGTGCCGTGCGGGGCGGGCGGTCCGCGCTGCACGGCGCGGACCCCGGCACGCTGTTCGAGATCGGTTCCGTCACCAAGACGTTCACCGCCCTGACCCTGGCCCGGCTCGCCGTGCGCGGCACCGTGGGGCTGGACCAGCCGCTCCGCGACCTGCTGCCCCGCGACATCACGCTCCCCGAACGCGGCGGCGAGGCCGTCAGGCTGGTCCACCTGGCCTGCCACACCTCCGGCCTGCCCCGGCTGCCCAGGGGCCTCCTGCCGCGCGGCCTGTTCCGGACCGACCCCTACGCCGGCTGCACGGGCGAGTTCCTGCTGGACGGACTGCGGCGCACCCGCCTGCGGTCGGTGCCCGGCACCCGCTTCCACTACTCCAACCTCGGCGCCGGCCTGCTCGGGCTCGCCCTGGCACGCCGTACCGGCACCGACTACGACGCGCTCGTCCGGGCCGAGGTCTGCCGGCCCCTCGGCATGACCGAC from Streptomyces sp. MRC013 includes the following:
- a CDS encoding serine hydrolase domain-containing protein → MTTVAPSLDDLVRRTAERLGARRRGAVVVGAVRGGRSALHGADPGTLFEIGSVTKTFTALTLARLAVRGTVGLDQPLRDLLPRDITLPERGGEAVRLVHLACHTSGLPRLPRGLLPRGLFRTDPYAGCTGEFLLDGLRRTRLRSVPGTRFHYSNLGAGLLGLALARRTGTDYDALVRAEVCRPLGMTDTRVVLDPGRAARLAGGHSRTGRPRPPWHLAALAGAGGLHSTVPDLLALARAHIDPAPGELAEAVALTRATAHRVNARAAVHPGWISADLPRGRHRTLFHSGGTGGYRSLLAVAPGHRAAVVVLSADARSVDRPGLDLLARIVDAGPDPDPVPAATGA